The following are encoded together in the Caretta caretta isolate rCarCar2 chromosome 17, rCarCar1.hap1, whole genome shotgun sequence genome:
- the LOC125624003 gene encoding C-C motif chemokine 3: protein MKVSVAALTVLLIAAFCLQASTAGPQALHSPSVCCYGYSPNPISRSRVVKYEYTSSSCFQPAVIFTTIKGKTLCTNPDEKWVQDIVTQLRAREAVSRAP, encoded by the exons ATGAAGGTCTCTGTGGCTGCCCTCACTGTTCTCCTCATCGCTGCCTTCTGCTTGCAGGCCTCAACAGCTGGTCCAC AGGCACTCCACTCCCCAAGTGTCTGCTGCTACGGATACTCTCCCAACCCAATTTCACGGAGCCGCGTGGTGAAGTATGAAtacaccagcagcagctgcttccagCCGGCTGTGAT CTTCACAACCATCAAAGGCAAAACGTTATGCACCAATCCAGATGAGAAATGGGTCCAGGATATTGTGACTCAGCTGAGAGCCAGGGAAGCCGTTTCAAGGGCACCCTGA